In Mus caroli chromosome 9, CAROLI_EIJ_v1.1, whole genome shotgun sequence, a single window of DNA contains:
- the C2cd4a gene encoding C2 calcium-dependent domain-containing protein 4A: MWCLERLLRDRDGFLPGRVRRSKARPSAACANVLTPDRIPEFFIPPRLEPSTAWAALREAWAADAEVDDGAGRTDWDPRSQAALSLPHLPRARTAYGFCALLESPHTRRKESLFLGHPGVPVRRPGLRHRTHTYASPRRVPDAQRPAPGDPDAARVPTPTPAPSRRRFLRSPGKLLSRALRAPRRPASARPPCRGDEHECTASCAPPVPSSPDPERLQAEASVALGRGGCTLRLAAEYCPRSXCLRLRLLRVEGPAAALEPRALGCRLSLVLRPSGQQRASVVRRSRKAALDQDCCFDRLPEEQLRRLAVRIKAESKGRGLERGRPLGQGELLLGSLLLL, encoded by the coding sequence ATGTGGTGTCTGGAGCGGCTCTTGCGGGACCGAGATGGGTTTCTCCCGGGGCGCGTCCGCCGCTCCAAAGCTCGCCCATCCGCTGCGTGCGCAAACGTGCTCACTCCAGACCGcatcccagagttcttcatcccGCCGAGGCTGGAACCTAGCACAGCCTGGGCTGCACTGCGCGAAGCCTGGGCTGCAGACGCGGAGGTCGACGACGGCGCTGGCCGCACCGACTGGGACCCACGCTCCCAGGCTGCGCTCTCGCTGCCGCACCTGCCCCGCGCGCGCACCGCTTACGGCTTCTGCGCGCTGCTCGAGAGCCCGCACACGCGCCGGAAGGAGTCGCTCTTCCTCGGCCACCCAGGTGTCCCGGTCCGCCGGCCCGGGCTTCGCCACCGCACGCACACCTACGCGAGCCCCCGCCGAGTCCCGGACGCTCAGCGCCCTGCCCCGGGCGACCCAGACGCTGCCCGGGTCCCGACGCCCACTCCTGCTCCCAGCAGACGCCGCTTCCTACGCTCCCCCGGCAAGCTGCTGAGCCGCGCGCTGCGAGCCCCTCGACGTCCGGCCAGCGCGCGTCCCCCGTGCCGTGGCGACGAGCACGAGTGCACCGCCTCCTGCGCGCCCCCGGTCCCCAGCAGCCCGGATCCCGAGCGCCTGCAAGCCGAGGCCAGCGTGGCTCTGGGCCGCGGGGGTTGCACGCTGCGCCTGGCGGCCGAGTACTGTCCGCGCAGCNcctgcctccgcctccgcctgcTGCGCGTTGAGGGCCCGGCCGCCGCGCTGGAGCCCCGCGCCCTGGGCTGCCGCCTCAGCCTGGTGCTGAGGCCGTCGGGCCAGCAGCGCGCCAGTGTGGTCCGCCGCAGCCGCAAGGCCGCCCTGGACCAGGACTGCTGCTTCGACCGGCTCCCGGAGGAGCAGCTGCGCCGCCTGGCCGTGCGCATCAAGGCGGAGAGCAAGGGCCGCGGGCTGGAGCGCGGACGACCGCTGGGCCAGGGCGAGCTGCTGCTGGGCTCTCTGCTACTGCTATGA